The Desulfonatronum thiosulfatophilum genomic interval GCGCCGTTCGGGCACCTTATCGAACGTAGTACAAAAATGGCAAGCAAGCGGTTTAAAAATATTAGAGGATTGGTGGTATTGCACCTGAAAGATGCAATACCACCATCTTGTTTGACTGTTAGATGATATTCACCCAGATCGGATTGGTCATGGCCCAGTTGCCTTCCGTGTCCTCAATTACCAGGGCGTACCATGTGTCTTTCTCCGGATTGAGGGCAACCGAAATGGATTCTTCAGCTGACTCGTCATACGTCTGCTGAAAGGCATACCCTTCGATTTCCCACTCATCGTTGAACTTGGAACCTTCCGTGACAACGGTGATCTTGGCGATCCCATTCACGGAGAGGGTTTTGAAATTCAGTTCAAAATTACCTGAATCCACCTGAACGGTTTCACCGAAGTTGTGTTCGGGATAGACGAGAGGACCATAGGATGCATAGGAATTACCCTTCTTCAGGGATTCATAGTACTTGTTCAGGCTGAAATCTCCGTCCACCTGGGCAATGGTCCTGATATTGCCGGAAGGATACCGCAGAACGTCATGCACGTCGCTGCCTCCAACCAGATAGTACTTCTCCTGATTGTTCCAGAACTCCCAGGTTCTTTGCAGCGCTTTGTGGTTGTCTTTTGTGGAAATGGCGCCGTTGATTTCGATCAGATCAAAATCGGCATCCCAGCCGCCGGGAACCATGTCCTGTTCATTGCTGTGAAAATATCCGTAGGTGATGTAGGGATGGGCAATGATTACCAGCGCGTCCATTTCCCGCGCCTTGGCAAAGATCGAAGCGGCTGTTCCGGACGGGTCAATGGCTACATCCTGATCATCCAAGGGAATCGGCAGCACATTGATATGGCCCCAGTTCGGAGACACTTCAATCCCGGAAGCAAAGGGAACATCTCTGGATTGGGCAAACTCGCCAACTGTTTTGTTGTTTCCGATGGAATCATGATCGCTGACGAAAATGACATCCAGGCCGCTGGCCAGCTGTGAACGAACCAGAAGTTCCGGTGGGGTCACGCCGTCGAGGATATCCGAGTGGTGGTGCAAATCCGAAGCATACCAGCCGGATCCAGGCAGATCGACCAGCAGTTCGATGGCCTGAGAAAGATTGTGATCTCCCTCAGAGGTAACGGATAGCTCAATTGTTTCAGGTCTGGAAGTAAATCCGGCTCCATTCGATACCGACAGTACATAATCGCCCTGGGCCAACAGAAAACTCGTTGTTCCCGGCGTATTCAACTCGGTGAAAAATGTCTTTGCGCCGACATATTCAACGAGAATTTCCGGACCTTCAACGACTTCGATCCTGGCGTCCATGGGACGTTGGGTTTTCTTGTCCACGACAGTGATTGCGACGTTCCCGCCCGTTTCAATGTCTCCGAAGTTCAAAACGAAGTTTTCACCCGCGGCAACAGCGACGTCCTGCTTCGAGGTCAACGAGTAGCCTTTGGCCGCGGCATGGACCGTGTACTTTCCTTCCGGCAAGGGGATTTCATATGAACCGTTCTCGCCGACAGCCCAGGCATAGAGGAAATCCTCACCTTCTGGCGTGGCTTTTTCGAAGATCACCACCGGATTCTGAACAATATCTCCGGCCGTTGACTTCACGGTTCCGGAGACGTTTCCATACTGTTGTTCCTTGATCTGAAGATTCGCCTCCATCACCTGAGCGGTGCTGCCGACATCTTCGAATTGGATCCAGGCATCAAGCCGGACACTGTCTTGAGGATGCAATGTTTGCTTCTGGTACAGATCACGCCATCCTGTTCCCCAAGCGAAATCAGTAAATCCGGGGTAATGAATCGCCATGGCGAAATTTTCATCATACCCCAGCACATAATCCCCAAACCACTCTTCACCGACCTGACCGTAACCACGCTCGGTGGTCCCCCATGGACCGAACATGTATCCGCTCAACATGCACAAGGAGTACCCTGCCAGCAGATCATCATAGGTTTTGGTTCCGGTGTTCGTCATGCTGGTGGAGACGGCAAGCAGCTGATTCCCGGATTCTATCGTATATGTCGTCACCAGCTCGATGTTTTCATCATAATCCCGTTTGATTTCAACAACCACACGGTCGCCGCTCTGTTCCAGGATACGGACTTCCTGGTAGGTGCTTGGCCATGCAGACCAGCCATGAGGCAGAAAATCGATCAAAGCCGTTCGGTTGTCCGTCCATTCGCCGTCGACCATGATTGCCGAATCCACGATGGAACCATGCGGAATTCCCCAAGGAGGAGTTGTGCCGATGGCAAAGGCAACCTTATAGAACTCGTTGGATATCGTGATGTCCTCTTCATGGAGAGCAATTCCATTCACGATGTCCGTCGGCCCTTGTTTCACCTGAACGCCGCTTTGAGCAGCTTGCGCATTCAAAGACAATAAAAAAATGAACAAAAACGTCCATGCAATATTTACTGCAAATTTCACTGGTACCTCGCTTGTTGATGTTAATGGCATTTTTGATGTTCAAATAGCCAAACCTGTGGTTCCCCGGGCTTGCAGTACCTCCTTTGGGTCTTCTCAGCATCAATTTTACAGGACGACCCGTTTTAAGGTTTGAACTCCCGTCCTCTCCAGAGTTTCCGGCGTCGGACGGCCCTGCTCGTCCCAGTTCCTCACCCGGTAGTAGTCCTGCAGGAGAGAGCGCATGTCTTCATCGGTGATGCGGTGCCCCTTGTGGGGGCCGCTGGGCAGGGGGTCTTGGACGAATCGCTTGGGCAGGCGTTCCTGGGTGATGTCCATGCCTTCACGCAAATTGAATACGCGGGTGGTGTTCCAAATTCGTTCGCCCAGCAGATCGAAAAAGTCGGCGTCCACATCCATCCCCGTGGCCGTGTTCAGGAGCCGGGCATAGGTTTCCGGCCGAACGCCCATGGCGCCGAAGTCGCATTTCACCAGACAATCCGTTCCGGCCAGGTAGTTTTGCAGGGCGACAACCAGTTCGGCCTTGCCCTCCAGGGCCAGGGCCTGCACGGGCTTGCCCCGCCATTCCATGCCCGTGGCTTCGTAGCCCACGGGAAATCCGCGCTGGTGGCAGGCTCCCCGGTCCGCGGTCATGTAGGCCAGTCCCATGCCCGGCGCACCGCGCGGTCCCCAGGCCGGCATTTCCAGGCCTTTGACGTGTTGGGCCAGGCTCTCGGCTTCCGGCCCAACCACCGCGGCGGCGGCGCGGACGCCCTTGCCAAGCAGACGCCCGAACTCTCCCTGCCTGTGGGCGATCATCTCGATCAGGCGCTGCGCCGCGGCAACATCGCCGAAGGCAGGCTGATCCGCTTCCGGATACTGCCCGAGCAGGCCGTTTTGGGCGGCCTCCATGACAAAGCCGAGGCAGGCTCCGGTGGACATGGAATCCAGCCCCAGCAGGTCGCACAGCTTGGTCAGATGGGCCACGGCCCGCGGATCGCCGATGCCCAGGTTCGTGCCGAGCATGGCCGCGGACTCATACTCCACGATATCGGTGACAAAGGGAGCATGCTTGCCGGAGCGCACTGCGCCCATCTGGGTGCAGGCAATGGGGCAGCCGAAGCAGGCGGCGCGGCTCAGCCAGAGCTTTTGGGCCTGGCCTTTCTCGCCCAGTTTTTGGGCCAGGGGCGATGATCCGTCGCTGAAGTTGTTGGCCGGGATCAGGCCGGCCTCGTTGGCGAACTCCACCGAGGCCGCCGTACCGGAGACCATCAGGGAGCGGCATTCGGCGCTGTCCTGAATTTCGCGGTTCGCCTGGGCCAGGGCTTCTTTGAATCCCTCCGGGTCGTGAACGTGGACCAGCTTGTTGCCCTTGAGGGCAATGGCCTTCAGGTTCTTGGAGCCCATCACCGCGCCCGCTCCGCCCCGCCCGGCCTGACGGTTGAATTCACAGCAGATCAGGGCGTAGGGAACGAGATTTTCTCCGGCCGGGCCGATGTTGGCGATCTTGAACCCCTCATCGTCGAGCTGCTGCTTGATCCGCTGATTGCTCAGGAGCGTGTCCAGCCCCCAGACGTCCCGGGCCGAGTGCAGCCTGGAACCGGTATGGTCCAGAGCCAGATAGACAGGTTCTGGGGAGCGTCCGGTGATGATCAGCGCGTCATACCCTGCATACTTGATCTCAGGGCCGAACATGCCGCCGAAGTAGGAATCCAGAAACAGGTTGGTCAGCGGAGACTTGGTGACAACGCAGGCGCGCATGGCCGGAGCCGGGGTGGCCGTAAGCGGGCCCGCGAGAAACATCAGGACGTTGTCGGGCCCAAGGGGATCGGCCCCTTGCGGCACCAGATCCAACAGCATCTTCGCCCCAAAGCCCTTGCCGCCGACATACCTTTCCTGGAGCCAGTCCGGCACCATGATGTCGTGAAACTCGCCTCCGGTGAGGTCCACATGGAGCATTACGCCCATGGCTGAGCTATTCATCCCGCTCCTCCTCTTGGCTGTCGGTTGCCGATACAAGTTCCAAAGCCCCCACCGGACATGCCGAAACGCACTGCGGACGTCCTCCGCATAGATCGCACTTGAAGGCCTTGCCGCTCTCCGGATCAACATGGATCATTTCCAGGGGACAGTACCGGCTGCACAATCCACAGGAAATGCACGTTTCCCGGTCAATGACCACGGCTCCGGTTTGCTCATCCCGGGAAATGGCCTTTACCGGACAGGCCCGGAGACACATCGGATTGGCGCACTGTTCGCAAACCACGGGAATATGGACCATGTTCTCCCACATCCGCCGGATGGAGAGCATGGATTTGCGAGGATTATAGCCTCCGAACTTCTGGTTCGAACAGGCGGCCTGACAAAGCTGGCAGCCCG includes:
- a CDS encoding aldehyde ferredoxin oxidoreductase family protein produces the protein MNSSAMGVMLHVDLTGGEFHDIMVPDWLQERYVGGKGFGAKMLLDLVPQGADPLGPDNVLMFLAGPLTATPAPAMRACVVTKSPLTNLFLDSYFGGMFGPEIKYAGYDALIITGRSPEPVYLALDHTGSRLHSARDVWGLDTLLSNQRIKQQLDDEGFKIANIGPAGENLVPYALICCEFNRQAGRGGAGAVMGSKNLKAIALKGNKLVHVHDPEGFKEALAQANREIQDSAECRSLMVSGTAASVEFANEAGLIPANNFSDGSSPLAQKLGEKGQAQKLWLSRAACFGCPIACTQMGAVRSGKHAPFVTDIVEYESAAMLGTNLGIGDPRAVAHLTKLCDLLGLDSMSTGACLGFVMEAAQNGLLGQYPEADQPAFGDVAAAQRLIEMIAHRQGEFGRLLGKGVRAAAAVVGPEAESLAQHVKGLEMPAWGPRGAPGMGLAYMTADRGACHQRGFPVGYEATGMEWRGKPVQALALEGKAELVVALQNYLAGTDCLVKCDFGAMGVRPETYARLLNTATGMDVDADFFDLLGERIWNTTRVFNLREGMDITQERLPKRFVQDPLPSGPHKGHRITDEDMRSLLQDYYRVRNWDEQGRPTPETLERTGVQTLKRVVL
- a CDS encoding CehA/McbA family metallohydrolase is translated as MNGIALHEEDITISNEFYKVAFAIGTTPPWGIPHGSIVDSAIMVDGEWTDNRTALIDFLPHGWSAWPSTYQEVRILEQSGDRVVVEIKRDYDENIELVTTYTIESGNQLLAVSTSMTNTGTKTYDDLLAGYSLCMLSGYMFGPWGTTERGYGQVGEEWFGDYVLGYDENFAMAIHYPGFTDFAWGTGWRDLYQKQTLHPQDSVRLDAWIQFEDVGSTAQVMEANLQIKEQQYGNVSGTVKSTAGDIVQNPVVIFEKATPEGEDFLYAWAVGENGSYEIPLPEGKYTVHAAAKGYSLTSKQDVAVAAGENFVLNFGDIETGGNVAITVVDKKTQRPMDARIEVVEGPEILVEYVGAKTFFTELNTPGTTSFLLAQGDYVLSVSNGAGFTSRPETIELSVTSEGDHNLSQAIELLVDLPGSGWYASDLHHHSDILDGVTPPELLVRSQLASGLDVIFVSDHDSIGNNKTVGEFAQSRDVPFASGIEVSPNWGHINVLPIPLDDQDVAIDPSGTAASIFAKAREMDALVIIAHPYITYGYFHSNEQDMVPGGWDADFDLIEINGAISTKDNHKALQRTWEFWNNQEKYYLVGGSDVHDVLRYPSGNIRTIAQVDGDFSLNKYYESLKKGNSYASYGPLVYPEHNFGETVQVDSGNFELNFKTLSVNGIAKITVVTEGSKFNDEWEIEGYAFQQTYDESAEESISVALNPEKDTWYALVIEDTEGNWAMTNPIWVNII
- a CDS encoding 4Fe-4S dicluster domain-containing protein, producing the protein MKQNRPPIFIRTHFDACTGCQLCQAACSNQKFGGYNPRKSMLSIRRMWENMVHIPVVCEQCANPMCLRACPVKAISRDEQTGAVVIDRETCISCGLCSRYCPLEMIHVDPESGKAFKCDLCGGRPQCVSACPVGALELVSATDSQEEERDE